The following is a genomic window from Octopus sinensis linkage group LG20, ASM634580v1, whole genome shotgun sequence.
agtgtgcatatattttcctgtgtgttagtttttagaactattagcccaatatgtagaataactgtgtttattaatatatattgatatatattttgttttattttgttttgtttattttgtattattgtattaatgagtatatatatatatatgtgtagtattatgggtgtctatgcacacgtttttatattttatatttttatatttatatgtatataaaaaaaaaatttttcacacttataataaattaaattctctgaagaggccgtggggcatccttgttaatgtctcatttatacctgccttatatggcttataggttaaatgaggcatgcttgcctttactgccgaaacagctgtcagatatgatataattacatattatattttagattttagatttctatttccttgtctaattatatttacaatatattttgtataatgcctttactgttatgtaatggtgtaataaagtattgattgggtatcatctgttggttgatgtttgattgatttaagtatgtttctccattttctaattttgtaatatattatatttatataaaactccaagaaagttagaggttgtgaatccaacccactaagggataatatttatccaatatactgctggtagaataccaaattattaatacacaatgttttttattgcattgcaattacattaccgagtgtactaaatgggtgagggtaaagagatatttcaccattaatttatagagcaataagaaaatggagggaatcaataagtggttcatcaactttaagacattaaattatgttaatttatttatttatttactatggattgatgggtttttgtttgttcttttctcctttaaaaaacttttaaattAGCTATATCAGTGCTTCATCATTTTTAGTGTTTCATGAAAATTAATGTATTTAACTTGCCAGAAGTAGATGTTTTGAttggtatttgtatatttaatttgaAATGAAGTATGTTATAGCTTTCCATGCAAAATTTTATCAGGGCTGTTTTTATGGGGCTGCGGTATAAGCTCCTTTATGTTGTATTGATCCAGGAAGTGCGTGTTTGAGGAAACAAACTCAGGCGTTGTCTCTAGGCAACATACACTTTAGCTACACCATTTGTctagatacattaaaaaaaaatggctggCTATGTCTAGAATGTCTTTGTTTTTAGGTGTCCTAGACCAAGTCTAGCCAGCATCTAAATAACAaccatataaatacaaaaactaatatattttagTAGGACTTACATTTAAAATTTATCCCTGTCTCCTATTATTTTTAATAAGAGCATTCCTCCGTTTATGATATCCATTCTTGTTCcacattttcatatttcttgAATGCATTGAATTTCCACCTCTCATCATTTTATTAGGCATTCTTGGTCTTACAACTCTATCCATTTTATTCATTCTATTCATTCTAGTCTTTCTATTCATTCTATTCATTCTATTAATTCTATTCTTTCTATGCATTCTATTCATTTTATTAACTTTCCCTCCTTTATTTCGGCTCTGCCACATTTTATTATATCTTGATCGTCTACGTTTTGGTTGGGCATTTCTTTGGAAAGATTGTTGTCTTCTGACTGGACGTCGTCTACCTCTAGCATAATCAGCATTTGTTTTCTTCACCTTTTTTTCATCTTTATCAGGTTCACTGCTTTCCTTTTTTATGGCAGTGTTCTCTTCAGCCTCTTTAGCAGGAGCTTTTTTGGCATCTGGAGATTCAGCCACTTCCTTTTCAACTTCTTCTTCAACttcattttccatttcattttcaaCTTCGTTGTCATCTGAAGCTTCAGATTGCTGACCACTGGCTAGATGTTGTACTGAAAAACAGCATGGAAAtgataagtaaaaagaaaaaaagaattaagaagaAGTTACATGCAATTATTTCATGACATCAgcgaaatataattttcttcattcagtTTGCCTTGAATAACTTGCTTCTAAAATAGGAACTTGTTCATTATTGAGAATTTGTTTCTTTAAACACTGTACTTTTATACTAAGCAGTATGGAGCTAAGGGATACAACTCAAATAAGCTAATGGCATGAATGAAGACAGATCAAATTGATGTTGTTTTACTGAATGGCATATGAAAAACATTTCTGATGAACTTTTTGTTGAGGGGTGAGGGGTGgggaaattaaaaacataaaacaaattacTAAAACAGCACTAGTGGTAATTTTAGCTCTAACCATCCCACCAAAACAGATCAGCTTTTCCATTTCATCATTAGAAAAAtcagccctttagcattcaaatcacTCTATCAAATCactctaatgcttatttattcacttgatttgaattaatcatgcattatcccatagctttgagatttcaatgatgtgatggtttagttttagaatgacattgtagggttggtgtgagaggctgaatctggtcaGTTGGAGCACAAAACAGGTTGAagattttggctggatatgaccaatttaaatgctaaagagttaaaaacaTTCACCTTCTCAACTTCTTGAAATTATCACCCTTTTCTTGTGTGTGTCACCAACTGTTACtgccatgtttttatttttgtttctctaaccaagagagacatttcatttcatcaactcattattaatttattatttaagtcCTTCAGTACATCAACACCTATTCTATTTATACTTGCTCGTTTCATTCCTTGGACAGCAACCCTGCTGTGGTATTGCCTTTAAGAGCTTCAGTTGATCATATCAACTTTACTTCACTACCTCAGTCTGGAATCTATTTCATTGATCCATTTTTGTCAAATCCCTATGCTATGAGAATAAAGAGATGTAACTCAAAAACAACAACTGTTTTTATAACAGTGTCAATGTAAACAATTTGAGCGTCAATACACATTCACAAATTAGTGGCAATCCCTCAAGATCGAGAATGATTCATTCCAAccattattttcttctgttatttATTCCATGGACTTCAAAGATAACTACAATTACATTCTTGGTGACCTGGCATCTATGAAGAGTGTTAGACAGAGATGCCTGCTTTTCCAAGTTTccattaactctttcattactgtatttattttgagatgctctgtatttctttcaattactttaaatataacaaagaatttagtaaaataacttagctatcattaagctagtgttaggaacataaattgctactaaggtttggtggaagatctttattcaaaacttatgaaaacaagacatttgtactcagagccagagccagtttcagccaggttggtaacgaaagggttaaatacatttTTGAACTACTTCTTTTGTGTACTTCTCATGTGTACTTTACTTCAATCAGTTGTGAATGTAACAGATGTCTGTGCAACAGTTTTTGGACAGCTGCTGGTTCATCTGCCACCCTCATGACATAGATGACTCATCAAAACCGAAGTCATGTAATGATAGTGAAGAGTGCaacttctctttactcttttactcttttacttgtttcagtcatttgactgcagccatgctggtgcaccgcctttaatcgagcaacccgaccccgggacttattctttgtaagcccagtacttattctatcggtctcttttgccgaaccgctaagtgacggggacataaacacaccagcatcggttgtcaagcaatgctagggggacaaacacagacacacaaacacacacatatatacatatacacgacaggcgtctttcagtttccgtctaccaaatccacttacaaggctttggtcggcctgaggctatagcagaagacacttgtccaaggtgccacgcagtgggattgaacccggaaccatgtggttagtaagcaagctacttcccacacagccactcctgcgcctatcaacaATTTTTCTGATATGCCTTTTGATAATGATTTGATCCAATCAATACTTGTTATTTTCCCTACACAGTTTGATggaacatcaccatcaccttcaagGGTTTAATCAAACGAATTAgtcccccagtatttattttttaagtttggtattttattctagcagtctttcctgctgaactgctaagttatgaggatttAAACAAGCCAACGATGGTTATCAAGTGAGGATGTGATGGAGAggtgaaaacaaacacaaaaacatgcacacagacactcactcacacgcacatattgcAGGCTTTCACATAGTCCCTTTTATAAAATTCAAGgcatagcagaagatacttgcccaaggtactgtgcagtgagactgaacccaaaaccatgtggttacaagaTGAGCTTCTTAACTATTCAATTTTGTCTCCACTTATTCAAATGCCTGTATCTTGTACAAAAAGACCAAAATATTCTCTTGATTGTTTGGCTtaaacatcattatcataatcatcatcatcatttagcatctgttgtccatgttggcatgggctggacggtttgaccagggctggcaaattggaaagctgcaccagactccagtctgatttggcatggtttctacagctggatgccctttctaacattaaccactccgagagtgtaatgggtggttTTATGCACCACCAGgacaggtgccatttgcgtggtatctgccacaactgtgcttttatttggcttgatggatctGTTTCTccagcacaacataatgccaaaggtcttggtcattgccttccGTGaggctcaaaaggtgtttttcatgtgccaccagcatcagccaccttgcctccatgaggcccaacactcaaaagacactctgtacatgccaccagcataggtgccaattacgtgacaccagcatcagctacaAATACAATGCTACCAAACTCTGAAATTTCATTGGGTCTAGTTGCTGAGATCAGCTATTTTCAGGTGTTTGGAATGGTTAGTTTTAGTAAGTTTGAGCATTTCAAAGTTGATTTATAGCCCTTTCATTAATATAAAAGGGTCTTTATTCTGCTTTTAACAAGAGGCAGATATTAATGTAATGAATACAAGACAAATGAAGTTATAAACTCCTACAAATATATAATGACTGagaaacatgtgcacacacacacacacacacacacacacacacacacacacacatccattcagTCATTCATAATtcttctttctactatagtcttgaagTTTTTGTGGGatagggctagtcgattacattggccccagtgctcagttgatactcattttattaacctgaaaaggatgaatggcaaggtTTGTCCTTTTCAGATTGatacttattcattcatattAACACTATTAAAATAATGTCTCTATGGATTTTATGGGTTATGTTTtatatcaggggttctcaaccattttttatctatggacccctttgattattattttattctgatgtattcccatagccattcaatgtttaaaaactagtttgatAGAAATacacttcttttaaaattcctattttgtttttcacacattaagtTGTGTAGGTTAAActttgtaaaatgttagagaacgaaacctaactgtttcttgtaatacatactccaatacatacatctaaagcaggggctctcaactattttttatttatgaactcCGTTGATTACTATTCTATTATGGTGGATCCCATAGCCatctgatgtttaaaaactagttttatagaaatttcttttaaaattcctattttgtttttcacacatcaaCTTGCATAGGTTAAActttgtaaaatgttagagaaagaaacctagctgtttcttgcaataatacatagcattaaatacatataatgcCAGGAATGTCTGCCATTTTTCATCTatggatattattttattttggtgaACCCCCATAGCCATCCAATGTTTAAGAagtagttttatagaaatttctttcaaaattcctattttgtttatcacacattaacttgtatagATTGAAGTATGTCAAatgctagagaaagaaacctagatgttccttgcaatacataccaatacatacatctaaagctaattttaaaaaaatactattgtggatctccaatttactattttgttgcatggactcccacaaaatcttatatggaccccagttaagaaccactgctttaCATGAATGTGTTAATTATTCTCATGAACAAtcttttatttagatatttttgaCTTCATTCATGTGCTTTATCTCATGGCATTTTTGCTCATGAGCATTCTTTGTAAATATGAAATGCTTTGTATGTAAATATCAattatttcagaattttatttattttattatttttgtttaactAATACAAATTATCATACAAtattaaacacatatttataattattaaaatgattttaatgCAGAATGAGAATATATTGGTAGGCTCAAGAATGCTTCAGATGTTCTACCACTGGATGTACCTGATTTTTGTCAGACATCTTTATTTCCAGTTTATGCCGCATTTTCTATTCAAAAGGGTTTTTCAAGCCAATATTTACACGCTAGTATTCATAGCTTAATGTGCTTTGAGATCCactgctgatctctaattgtagagggaacatgtggaaggagtagacccaggaaaatatgggatgaaatggtgagaaaggatctacagatgtTGGGGCTCACGTGGTGGGATGACAAGGTACTGAGACACCTGACGCTTTACTGTACTTAACAAAACATGCCCAACcaagtaaaagcatggttgttCTTGCATACAAGTCTGTCTCCTGCATCTCTTTCCGGTTGAGTATTCTTAATCTTGTGGGCTTgggggtgctggtgccacataaaaagcacttgtactGGTGCTATGTAAATACACCAGTGCCAGAACTGTGTaaaagcacccggtacactctgtaaagtggttggtgttaggaagggcatccagccacagaaaccatgccaaaccagaagTGGAGCCTGGgcatctcctgtcaaaccatccaactcatgccaacatggaaaatggacattaaatggtgatgacaatgatatatataaatatatatgtaattgtttaaTAGTTCACAAATCTGAAAAAAATCATTGTCTAAAATTTGGAGCAGTAATACTTAAAAGATTGTTGGTTATGGttggtcagagagtgaccattggtttcacacctataagGTTTTTAGTGGTATAAATGACTTGTCAGACTTGAAGGCTGGCCTGAGTTCCTGATCATTATCTGACTGCTAATATAAGAATATTGTTCTACTAATGTTGAGAGGTAGCCACACTCATGCATCAACAAAAATTCTTGACAATATGTGTAGGTTTTAGAGCCATCTAGGAGAACAGGTAAAATACAACTGTCTTATATACAATAAGTTTGGTTGTTTATTTCACATCGCCATCGTATATTTGGCTTTTCAGATGATTAAAGATTACACTGATACATTTTAACCACTGTGTGATCTTATTCATCAATATCCACATTCTATGATAAAAGACAACCTAGTCATTGGGGATGCTTCACATTTTTCACTATTTGTTGATATATCTGGGTGGTTGGACTAAGTTCCTGATTATTATCTTACTGCTGATCCAAGAGTATTGTTCTACTAATGTTGATAGGTAACCAGACCCTTGCATCAACAAAAATGTCGGTAATTGGTTGTAGTTCTTTTGCTAAAATCTGACTAACTCTGGTATTATCTGTGTATTAAAATCCAAATAATCTTTGTTCTGGCTTAGAGTCTGACGAAGTTGAGTGGTTTGCCATCTGTCTGTGCAATATGAAATATGGACATCAGGAAAGAGTTTACACTCAAACTTGGTCTCAAGTTTATGCATAGCTATgaggaaaatagaaaagagagTAGTGACTATAACACACATCTGCTTAACTTCAGTTCTCACTTCAAACTGATTTGTTGTGAAAATCTTATTCTTAAGCTTTTAACTTCCCATGAAGCATAGGTTATTGATGTTTTTCCTTCACTGTTCTTGACTCAGAGCTATCTTTTCAGTTCCTTTCCAGTTGGATCCCTGCTTTTTCAGTCTCTCTTCCATCTCCCTTGTGGGTTCTGTCCCCTCTTGTGCATCAAGCATATGTTTCCTAAAGGCCTTCCTCTTCCAGGTCTTGATATTAAATTGTcattgatgcttctgtaactttgcttttttatcCAAGTAGGAATGTTGGCTGTACAAAAACCCATTTTTATCTCTGGGAAGAGGTGGTCTGTATTAGTCTGGTCTCTATCCTTTGGCCTGTCCAGCACTAGAAGCTCTGTCAGGGATGTGTGCTCTGCTGGTGCAGTTCTCAGGGTCATTAAGGTACAAAAGCTACCATACTGCAGCAAAGACTAGAGCTGATGGGGGTTTGTGAAAAACTCACTATACTTATTTCATGTTATCATGTAGATGTCGGGTAACTGACATGGTTATGACTTGATGCAAGATTGGTTACAGTGACCAATGATGAAACAATTGCAAACAATGAACGAAAATGATTTTCTAACTACACTCTTTGGTATAtgttatttaatgtgtgtgtgtgtgtgtgtgtgtgtgtgtgtgtgtgtgtgtgtgtgcacgtgtgtgtgtgtgaggaaaaaCATTAGAAAATTTCTTGCTCTTAATCTTTGAAAATCCCCTTTCTTTTCTACTTCAAGGGTTATAGGTGATCCAGTGAGcagtgaaaggaaaaaaatttaagtgAATAAAAAGAGTATTAcctgataaaataaaacatagtgccagcaatatatatat
Proteins encoded in this region:
- the LOC118767274 gene encoding uncharacterized protein LOC118767274 translates to MRAIYILLALCFILSVQHLASGQQSEASDDNEVENEMENEVEEEVEKEVAESPDAKKAPAKEAEENTAIKKESSEPDKDEKKVKKTNADYARGRRRPVRRQQSFQRNAQPKRRRSRYNKMWQSRNKGGKVNKMNRMHRKNRINRMNRMNRKTRMNRMNKMDRVVRPRMPNKMMRGGNSMHSRNMKMWNKNGYHKRRNALIKNNRRQG